In Cyanobium sp. WAJ14-Wanaka, the following are encoded in one genomic region:
- a CDS encoding photosystem II reaction center protein T, which yields MESFAYILILALAISTLFFAIAFRDPPKIGK from the coding sequence ATGGAAAGCTTTGCCTACATCCTGATCCTGGCCCTGGCCATTTCAACCCTGTTTTTCGCCATCGCCTTCCGCGATCCCCCGAAAATCGGCAAGTGA